The sequence GGTCATATCAGTTACATTTTCTCTGTTTAAGGTGATTGTGGTTACCGTATCATTAAGGTCAAAATCTTTAGGACGACCAGATACCCAAACGCTACTTCCGTTAGGTCTTAAAACTCCACCGCCAGAGAATGTAGGAGTTAAAGAAATTGAAGTTGCATTTTCTTTAACATAGACTGTATATTTTCTGACATCAGGATTAAACTCGGTCAAAACAACACCCCTACCAAAATCAAGGCTGTTGATTTTAGCATAAGCAATTACATTTACTGTCTTTGTTGCAAAAACTTCACTTCCGTCTTTTGCTGTTGCAGTAATAATAACTGTTCCGTTCTTAACAGGGATTACTGTTCCGTCTTGTGTGATAGTTGCAATAGTTTCATCATCCACAGACCATACGACTGACTTATCTGTTGTGTAGTCAGGAGAAACAACAGCATTAAACTGTTCTGTTGCATCAATTTCATCTTTTCCAATGATTTCAATGCTTTCTGCTAATTTTGGAAGAATTGTAAGTGTGTGATTTTTAATGTCTGTAATACCAAAGGTATCATCACCTATAAGCATTACATTTTCTATTGAAATCTCACACGCTCCAAGAGTTGCATCTGTATTAACATCAAATTCAATTTCAAAAGGAATGTAGTTTGTGTTTATTTTAGCAAAATTACCTTCATAGTCAAAAACACAGGTAATATCTGCATATTTATAGTCACCAACTACTTTTTCAGAATCTTTGTTAGCTTCTTTAAAATCAATACCTTTAATGTTCTTAAAGTTTAAATATTTAGGATATTTAACAGTTGCAATAAAATATGTTGCATTCTTATCTGTTGCAAAAATAGCCTTTTGAGTGATTGTATCACCAGGCATTGCAGAAACTGTACCTTGCATCTCAACTTTATTTAAATGCGTTGCTTCAAAGTAAGGAAACACAGTTAAATTTCCAGCAATATTATATACCTTTAAACTTTCACCTTTTTCGTTGGTTATTTGTTGACCTTTTCCATCTTTTTGAGTGAAGTAACCTATAAAATTATAGCCATTCTTATTTTGTACCGCAATATTGTAATTATCATTATATGTTACTGTTATTGTATTTGAAAGACCATCAGCAGTAATTGTATAGTTATTATACCTATAAACCGCTGTAAAGGTTATATCATCTGTTAATGTTATTCCCTCTGTAAAATTTTCCCAGTAATCAAACAAATAATATTCTGTTTTATCAGATATTTCAGGTGCTATTATTTGTGTGCCATAGTCAACCTTTTCTTCCTTTAAAACGCTTCCATCTTCATCAAGGAATTTATAAGTATATTGGTTTGTTATTATTTCATAATTTACATTGAAGGTTGCATCATCTGTTACTTGCATACCATCAGTATAACCATTCCAACCAAGAAATGTATATGTATATTGTTGAGTATTGGCTTTTGGAGTATATTCTGGAAGTACTATTGTTGTACCATAATCAACTGTTTCTTCCTTTATAACAACTCCATTTTCATCAACAAACTTGTATGTATATTGATTTATTGTTGCAGTATATGTTGCAGTAAATACCATTTCTTGATTTGTTTGTGTGACTCCTTCAGTATAGCCTTCCCATCCTACAAATGTATATGTATATTGCGGCGTTGCCTCTTTTTGTGGAGGGATAGGAGCTGTAATAATCTCCCCATAATTAACAGTAGATTCTTTTATAACATTACTATTTTCATCAACAAACTTATGTGTATATTGGTTAATATCATATACGATGTAAAGTTTAGTATTATTCGTTATAAGTGTAGCAAAATCAAATTCTTCCGTTAATTCAGAATCCGTGTATACTTTCGTAGAATAACCTGTTTTATTGGGCACACACGAAGATTCAAAAACAGAATTATAATTACACCTGTTAGAAAGTTTTATGCCATCATCAAAAAACAAATCTACATATTTAAAACAAATTATAGTAGCATCTCTTAACGGAGTATTATTAACATCAATATATACTTCTCCCCATTCTTCTGGAGAGCCGTTGAAATAAACAGTGGAGAGTTTTGTGCAACTGCCAAATGCCCCCATACTAATCGAAGTAACTTTTAGTGGCAATACTACACTTTCTAAGTTGCTACAACCACTAAAGATATAATAATCTATTCCTTGAACATTTCGCGGTATTGTTATATCTGTCAAATTGCTACAACCCGAAAATGCACCTATATCAATAGTTGTTAAATTTTCTGGTAAAGATACATTAGAAAGTGATTTGCATCCACTAAAAGCATAATAGCCTATAGTTTTTACACTTTTAGGAATATTTATATTTGTTAAATTAGTACAGCCTTTAAAAACCTCATAGCCAATTTCGGTTATACCTTCTGGTATAACTATACTCCTCAAGCTAGTACACCCCGAAAAAGCATTTTGTCCGATACTTCTTACACTACTAGGAAGAATCACACTTGTGATACTGTTACAATTAGCAAACATTTTGTTCCCTATACTTGTAACGGTATTGGGAATCTCTATTTCAGTTGCCACATTACCATCTATATAAAGATTGTTAGCCACAAAATTTTCATCACATTTTTTTATATCAATCCATGTTTCAATGTCTGCAATGTATAGATTTTCAACTTTACTATTGTAAAAAGCATTAGTTCCTATGGTTGTTATACTATCTGGCATAACCAATTTGCTAATATTTTTCCAATTATATAAAACATAATCTTTTATTGCAGTAGTACCTTCTGGAAATATTATTTCTTTGCCTTCTTCTACATAGATTTCTTCTGCATATGACATTGGGTTTGATAAAGTATTTCCAAAACTTATATTTAACCACGACTCTGTGTTTTTAATATAAACATTTTTAAGTCCACCACATTCACCAAAGGCATTTAAATTGATAGATGTTACACTTTCAGGAATAGTCACATCCGTCACTCCGCTTCCCCATAAAAATGCCTGAGGTAAATTTGTTACAGAATCACCAATTATTACGTGAAAACCATTGTCCGAACCAGCTCCAATAAATGGAGTATTGCTGTATCTACGATTGCCATAAATGTTAGTGAAATAATCATAGTCAACGCTACAACTAATTGCATTATAATACATAGTTTGTAATGCACAATTGTTAAAAGCATTTCTATAAATATATGTTACGCCTTGAGGTATATTAACTTCGGTCAATGAGATACAATCTTTAAATGCATTTTCACCAATTGTTGTGATGTTATCAGGAAGTAATATCTTTGTTATTGTAGCGCAGTTAGCAAATGAATTTGCTCCAATTTTTGTTACCGCAACTCCATTGATTGAATCGGGTATGATAACGTGGGTATCGGCACCGATGTATTTGGTGATTGTTCCGTTAGAAAACTCAAAATCATCTTCTGACGAACTTCCAAAAAACTTTGTTACAGTATTGGAAACACCTTCTTTTTTTCCACCAATAACATTTAATCTAAACCAGTATTTTACATTACTTTCAAGAGTATTAACTGTAGCTTTTGTTGTTACTGATGTTAATGGTTCTACTGTGGTCGCAGTATTCCAAATTGCACCATCAGTAGAGTATTCCAAAGTAACAGTCGTTGCATCTGTTGGTGCTGTGAAAGTAAAATCAATTCCAGTTCTAGTTACTGTAGCAGAAAAATCAGTTATTGGACCTTTTTCTATAATTGCTTCTATATTCGTTACTCTGAATCCATACTTTTGAACACTGTTATCAGAAGTTAACTTAATTTTTACAATATTTCCAGGAATGGTTATTGTTTGATTCGCGAGCGTTGTTCCATCATATTTACCTATTTGATTATCATTTCCATCAAATATGTAAATAAAATCATACCTTGTTTCTGTTTCGGTATCACTTGAAAAGGTAATTTCCAAGCTGTCTGCATCCGTCGGATGAGTATATATCCAAGTCGTATCCATATTGTTGGTATAATTGTGTGCAGATTGAAGTTCTGAAACTGTTGATACATTTAATGTTGCTGCAGATGCACTAATTGTACCAAAAACAATAATACTTATTGTAATTACTAGTAATGTTAATAAAAATCTTTTTTTCATTTTCTTCCCCCTAAAATTTCTCATCAGCATAATCTTCTGAATTGTACGCTATTGTATAGTTTTCCTTTAAATCTTCAAACATTCCATATATAGCTATTGCGAGTTTGTCAAATTGATATCTATATAAAACCGTCTTGTCTGCTTTTCTTTCCTTTATCCTAATTTGTTTACAAGCGTCAATTAGTTGAGTACATATATCCATTTCTCTTTTACGTTCGTCTTGAGTAATAAAGTCTTGATATTCACTAATTATCCCAAATACTTTTATAGTTTCTTCTTTAATGGATTTCACATCTTCCAAAAAGGCTTCTTGACCATCGCTATATTTTTCGGTGTAATATTCTGAAAATAAAATTTCACACCATTGCACAAATGTTTTTCTTTCTTCCTCCTCATCGCATTTTTCAACGACTTGATTGATACTAACAAGTACATCACTAGCAAGCCACTCGCATTTTTGTTTTAAAAGCATTTTACTACTTTCAACATACTTTTTCCAGTTTTCTCTTTGGCTACTTTGCATAGAACGTTCTATCAAAAACGAAACCAATACACCAGGTAACATTCCAAAAGCCATTATTTCAATAATTGTTTTTATACAATCTGGAATCTTATTTTCAATTTTAATACATCCATCAATAGTAATATGTGTAATGATAAACAATATAGATATTCCAAACAAAATAACATACAACAGATTATGGCTTATATGTTTCTTCTTCAAGCTAAAACTCCCTCTCATAAAAAATGCATCACCCATATTTCAGAGTGATGCACCAAAAACGCACACATCTCTGAATGAT is a genomic window of Clostridia bacterium containing:
- a CDS encoding leucine-rich repeat protein, producing MKKRFLLTLLVITISIIVFGTISASAATLNVSTVSELQSAHNYTNNMDTTWIYTHPTDADSLEITFSSDTETETRYDFIYIFDGNDNQIGKYDGTTLANQTITIPGNIVKIKLTSDNSVQKYGFRVTNIEAIIEKGPITDFSATVTRTGIDFTFTAPTDATTVTLEYSTDGAIWNTATTVEPLTSVTTKATVNTLESNVKYWFRLNVIGGKKEGVSNTVTKFFGSSSEDDFEFSNGTITKYIGADTHVIIPDSINGVAVTKIGANSFANCATITKILLPDNITTIGENAFKDCISLTEVNIPQGVTYIYRNAFNNCALQTMYYNAISCSVDYDYFTNIYGNRRYSNTPFIGAGSDNGFHVIIGDSVTNLPQAFLWGSGVTDVTIPESVTSINLNAFGECGGLKNVYIKNTESWLNISFGNTLSNPMSYAEEIYVEEGKEIIFPEGTTAIKDYVLYNWKNISKLVMPDSITTIGTNAFYNSKVENLYIADIETWIDIKKCDENFVANNLYIDGNVATEIEIPNTVTSIGNKMFANCNSITSVILPSSVRSIGQNAFSGCTSLRSIVIPEGITEIGYEVFKGCTNLTNINIPKSVKTIGYYAFSGCKSLSNVSLPENLTTIDIGAFSGCSNLTDITIPRNVQGIDYYIFSGCSNLESVVLPLKVTSISMGAFGSCTKLSTVYFNGSPEEWGEVYIDVNNTPLRDATIICFKYVDLFFDDGIKLSNRCNYNSVFESSCVPNKTGYSTKVYTDSELTEEFDFATLITNNTKLYIVYDINQYTHKFVDENSNVIKESTVNYGEIITAPIPPQKEATPQYTYTFVGWEGYTEGVTQTNQEMVFTATYTATINQYTYKFVDENGVVIKEETVDYGTTIVLPEYTPKANTQQYTYTFLGWNGYTDGMQVTDDATFNVNYEIITNQYTYKFLDEDGSVLKEEKVDYGTQIIAPEISDKTEYYLFDYWENFTEGITLTDDITFTAVYRYNNYTITADGLSNTITVTYNDNYNIAVQNKNGYNFIGYFTQKDGKGQQITNEKGESLKVYNIAGNLTVFPYFEATHLNKVEMQGTVSAMPGDTITQKAIFATDKNATYFIATVKYPKYLNFKNIKGIDFKEANKDSEKVVGDYKYADITCVFDYEGNFAKINTNYIPFEIEFDVNTDATLGACEISIENVMLIGDDTFGITDIKNHTLTILPKLAESIEIIGKDEIDATEQFNAVVSPDYTTDKSVVWSVDDETIATITQDGTVIPVKNGTVIITATAKDGSEVFATKTVNVIAYAKINSLDFGRGVVLTEFNPDVRKYTVYVKENATSISLTPTFSGGGVLRPNGSSVWVSGRPKDFDLNDTVTTITLNRENVTDMTNSVYTIEVIKFEGTKTEVSEDKKSFTITPINVENGKNVILALYNGEQFVETQSAVYTGEIVPFTTTKTYTKAKVMIWDDITNLKPICGVENIQ